TTCCTTCGTTTACGCCCATCACGATGGTGGCATCCTCTTCTTTCGCCGGAGCGGTGATCACTACTTTTTTCGCGCCGCTCTGCAGATGCTTGCCAGCCCCTTCACGGTCCTTAAACTTGCCGGTTGCTTCCACCACGATCTCGACCCCGAGCTCGCCCCAAGGCAATTTCAGCGGATCGCGATCAGAGAGCACGACGGTAGGTTTTCCGTCGACGAGGATCTTGTTGCCCTCTACTTCCACTTTATGGTTAAACCGTCCATGAATGGTGTCATATTTCAACAGATGTGCCAGTGTCTCAGGCGGATAGCTCGCGTTAATCGCGACGATTTCGATGTTGGGGTCCTGAACGGCACGGCGGAATACCATGCGCCCAATTCGGCCAAAACCATTAATACCAATTTTGATAGTCATATTTAGAAACCCCTTCCTTATTAAGTTACACTTATCCGTTACTCTTATTATAATAAGTATGTCACAATTATCAATGTGTTTTACTGAAAAATAAATATTTGGACGATTTGTCTGATTACTTTGTCCTTATTTTGCCTCATTTCGCCACCCGCTTTCACAACTTTTGCGGGAAAAATCAAAAAGCCGCTCCCTTCCACAAGGACGCGGCTCTTACTCCAGCATATTCGAATAGATATTTTGATAGCGGTCATGGTAGTACAGGACCCGCTGTACGTACAGTCTGGTTTCTCCAAACGGAATGTCCTCGATCGTCTCCCGCTTGCCGTTCCATTGCTCCTTTGCCAGCCAGCTGCTCACCTTGCCCGGCCCGGCGTTGTAGGCGGCGATCATTTTGACCGGATCGCCTTCATACCGCTTCTCCAGAAAAGAGAGATACCAGGTGCCAATGTGAATATTCATCACGGGATCGTACAGGTAATTTTCCCCGCTTGGCTGCAAATTGGCCTGTTCGACGATCCACTCCGCTGTCTCCGGCATGACCTGCATCAAGCCGATGGCCCCCTTCTTGGATACCCGATCCGGCTGAAAGCCGCTCTCGGAACGGATGACCGCGAGAATCAGGTAGGGATCGACTTGATACCGGCTGGAAGCCTCCAGGATCTCCTTTTCATATTTGATCGGATACATCCACTTCCAGACCATCGGGGTATTGATCAGGAAAAAGACGGCCATCAGAACAAAAAGAAACAAGAACGCTCTCTTGCTCCTGGTCATGGAGCCACGTCCGCCTTCAGCCTGCGCACCAGCTGCTCCACCTGTTTTTCCGTCTCTTCGCGGGATCCGGTGTTGTCGATAACAAAATCGGCTTCTTCCTTCTTTTGCTCGATGGGCCACTGGGCGCGCAGACGCTTTTCCGCCTGCTCTTCATCAAACTCGTCCCGCTCCATCATCCGGGCCATCTGCATTTCGGCCGGGGCGTAGACGACGACTACCTTGTCTACCATGTGCTGCAGCCTGCTTTCAAAGAGCAGCGGAATATCGAGAAAAACGATCGTGGCGCCGTTTTTTTCGGCCTCCTCCGCCTGCTCGCGCATGACGCGGCGGACCTCCGGGTGGACGATGGTATTGAGCTTCTGGCGCTCCGCTTCATCGGAAAACACAATCTCCCCCAGCTTGGCGCGGTCGATCTGACCGTCAGGCAGCAGGATCTCCTCTCCAAAGTAGCGAACGATCGACTCATAAGCCGGTTTACCGGGCTCCACCACCTCGCGGGCAATCTGGTCCGCATCGATGACAGGTATCCCTCTCTCCCGAAGCATAGCGGTGACTGTGCTTTTACCTGTGGCGATGCCTCCTGTCAATCCCAGAATCATTCGTTCACCCTCCCTTTTGCAGCTCTCACTGTTTTGTTCGCTTGCCTGCTTTTTGACAGGCTGGACAGATGTGTGTGCCTCGTCCGCCAACGACGAAGCGGATGATCGGGGTTCCGCACTTGGTGCACGGTTCTCCCTTGCGCCCGTAAACCAGGAGGGATTGTTGGAACATCCCCATCTCTCCCTGGCCGTTCACGTAGGACTTGATCGAGCTGCCTCCCTGCTCCACGGCTTCCGAGAGCGTCGTCACGATAGCCGCGTGCAACCGGGCGGTCTGTTCAGCGGTCAGCTTGCCGGCAGGACGTTCCGGGTGGATTCCTGCGCGGAAGAGTGACTCGTCCACATAAATATTCCCCAAACCGACAATACATTCCTGGTTCAGCAGCAGCGGTTTGATTTTGGTCGTCCGCCCTTTGAGCAGGCCGCGCAATACCTCCGCCGTAAAGTTCGGGTCCAGGGGCTCGACACCCAGCTTGGCCAGCGGCCCCTCGGCCGTCTCCAGCCCCAGCGGGATCAGGTCCATCGTCCCGAACTGCCGGACATCCCGGTACCTCAGCTCCGTGCCGTCCGTAAAGTGAAAGATCACATGCGTATGCTTCTCGACAGGCTCCTCGGCCTGATACAAGCCGTAGCGCCCCTCCATGCGGAGGTGAGAGATGAGCACGTCCCGATCCAACACGAACTGGATGAATTTGGCCCGCCGCTTGATGGCGTGAATCGTCTGGCCGGCCAGCAGCGCCTTGAACTCCTCCACATCATCCGGTCTGCGAATGATGCGGGGCAAAAGCACGCTGACCCGGGCAATCGTCTTCCCGAGGACGAGACGCTGCAGCGTCCGCACAACCGTTTCCACCTCTGGCAATTCCGGCATGATTTCTCCTCCTCTCGATGTCTGTTGCAGCTGACCGGCAGTCTGCCGGGAGAACCGGGTCGCTCCCGGCCGCTGCCCGTTTTTTGAAAGAGACGAGCCGGCATTACTTGGCTTCGTACCAGCTCCGCCCGTAATTGACATCCGCTTTCAGCGGGACTTTTAATTCCAGCGCATGCTCCATCACCTCGGGAACGAGCTGCTTCATGATCTCCAGCTCGTCCTCTGGCACTTCGAAAATCAGTTCGTCATGCACCTGAAGCAGCATGCGGCTCTTCAGCCCTTTTTCCCGCATCTTCTCCTGCATGCGGATCATTGCCAGTTTGATAATATCGGCAGCCGTTCCCTGAATCGGCGTATTCATCGCCGTCCGCTCGGCAAACGAGCGCAGATTGAAATTGCTGCTTTTAATGTCCGGCAGGTAGCGCCTGCGATGAAGCAGGGTGGTTACATAGCCGTCCTGCTTGGCCTGCTGGACGATATCCTCCATGTACTTCTTGACGCCGGAGAAGACGGCGAAATAACGCTCGATAAACTCTCCCGCTTCTTTCCGGGTGATGTTCAGATTCTGCGACAAGCCGTAATCGCTGATGCCGTAGACGATCCCGAAGTTGACGGCCTTGGCCTGACGGCGCATCAGCGACGTCACTTCCTCCTGCGCTACGCCAAACACATCCATCGCCGTGCGGGTATGAATGTCCATGTCTTTCTGGAAGGCGTCGATCAGATTCTCATCGCCCGAGATATGGGCCAGGACGCGCAGCTCGATCTGGGAGTAGTCCGCCGCTAAGATGTACCAGCCCTCTTCCGAAGGGATAAAGGCCTCGCGGATTTTTCGTCCTTCCTCCAGGCGAATCGGGATGTTCTGCAGATTGGGCTCTGTGCTGGACAGGCGGCCCGTCGCGGTGGTTGCCTGATTAAACAGGGTGTGCACCTTGCCTGTACCCGGGTGGATTTCCTTGGTCAGTCCTTCGATATAGGTGGAGCGCAGCTTGCCCAATTGGCGATAATGCAGAATCACCTCAATAATCGGGTGATAGGGGGCCAGTTTTTCCAGTACATCCGCGCTGGTGGACGGCCCGGTCTTGGTCTTTTTCAGCACAGGGAGATCCAGCTTGTCAAAAAGGATTTCGCCAAGCTGCTTGGGCGAGTTGATGTTAAAGGAGGTGCCGGCAAGCTCGTAGATCTGTTCGGTCAGTTTCTCGAGCTGGGCGTCCAGTTCCTCTCCCATCTGCTGCAATCGGCTTTCGTTCACCTTGACGCCTTGCTTTTCCATCGCCGCCAGCACCAGGCTGAGCGGTTCCTCGATACGCTTCAACAGCTCATCCAGCCGGCTCGCTTCCACTTCTGTCCGGATGCGCGGCACACACTGCCACAGGGCTGCAGCCTTGCGCGCCACGTGTTCGCTCAGCACATCCGACTCTGGTACGATCCGCTTCGCTCCCTTGCCGTACACCTCTTCATCCGGCAGCACCCGGATCTCGGCATAATGTGCAGCGATATCGGCCACCTGCGGGCTGCTCTCCGCCGCATTCAGCAGATAGGAAGCGAGATAGCTGTCAAAACGGATGCCGGCAAGCTCCAGCCCGTGCCAGGCCAGGCCGACGGTATCTCGTTTGCCGTCAAATACCCATTTTTCGCGGGATTCGTCCGCCAGCCACTCCCGAAAAGCCGTCCACTCCTTGGCTACATCCCAAGGGACGTAGAGCGCGACGCCATCGGCCGCCAGACCAAATCCCAGGATCGGCGCATGGTGGTAGTTCTCCCCGTCCATTTCCACGTAAAAAGCCATCGGCGAGGTCAGCTTGTCCGCAAACTGTGAAGTCTGTCCCTCCTCCACCACTTCAAAGGAAAAGGGCGCGGCTTCCGTTACCTCTCCGCCCTCCGCTGTTGCCGTTCCCTTCACTTTGGGCAGCAGCGACTTAAACTCCATCTTTTTGAAGAAGTCCACGACGGGATCAGCCTCATATCCCTGGTACGAAGTCTCCTCCACGTTCACCTCGACCGGAGCATCGCGCATGATCGTCGCCAGCGCTTTGCTCAGCTTGGCTTTGTCCACGTTTTCCCGCAGGTTTTCCTGCAGTTTTTTGCCCGAGATCTTGTCCACGTTGTCCAGCACGGCCTCGACGGAGCCGTACTCGTGGAGCAGCTTCAGCGCCGTCTTTTCGCCGACGCCCGGCACGCCCGGAATGTTGTCCGAGCTGTCGCCCATCAAGCCTTTGAGGTCGATGATTTGCAGCGGCTTCAAACCGTACTTCTCTTCGATTTCCTTCGGTGTATACATCTCGATCTCGCTGACGCCTTTGCGGGTGAGCGCGACGGAGACATTGTCGGATACGAGCTGGAGCATGTCCTTGTCGCCCGTAATCACGGTCGTTTTCCAGTTGTTTTCGTCCGCACGCAGGGTGAGGGTCCCGATAATATCATCCGCCTCGTAGCCTTCCAGCTCAAAGCGCCGAATGGAGAAGGCGTCCAGGAGCTCGCGAATCAGCGGGAACTGCTCGGACAGCTCAGGCGGCGTCTTGCTCCGCCCTCCTTTATACTCTGCAAATTCGCTGTGGCGAAACACCACTTTGCCCGCATCGAAAGCGACCAGCACATGCGTCGGCTTCATCTCTTCCAGCACCTTGAGCAGCATCGTGGTAAAGCCCAGCACCGCATTGGTGTGCAATCCCGCCGATGTGGACAAAAGCGGCAACGCGTAAAACGCCCGGTTGGCGATACTGTTCCCGTCAATCAACACCAAATGGCTCATTTCGTCCGCACCCTCTCTTTTTTTCGCTATCCTTCATCTTAACATAGGGGTCGCCTGGCTGGCAAAAGAGAGCGGTCACCTGGTGAAAGCGTGAGGAGAAGGCCCTTTGGAAAGAAAACGGCCTCCGTCCGATCCGCATGACTTACCCCGGATTCAGAAAGAGGCCTCACCTGTTGGCATTTTCACACTAGTGGCGGACGGCGTTCCAGATGCGCTGCCACCAGCTGCGCTGCGGTTCTCCGTTCGATTGCCGACTGCCTTCTCCATTGAGTTCATGCGTCAGCATGAGGTATTCGGCAATCCCTTCGCCGATCGCCCGCGCCAGCTGCTCTTGCTGCTTCGGTGTGGTCAGCATGAGGCGGTCCGCGTAGTTTCCGATAAACCCCATCTCAATGATGACAGTTGGACAGTATTGCTGTTTGAGCAGATAGTACGTGCCCCCTTTGACAGGGCGGGCATTCGTCTTGGCCAGCCGGTTCAGGTTCTCCTGGAGAATCGAGGCCAGCCAGTAGCTCTGTTCATTCGGCTGGTAAATCACGACCGGACCGCGCCGCCTCGCATCCGATGACCAGTTGACATGCAGGCTCACCATCAGCTGGGGGGACATCTCTTTTGCCAGATGACGGCGCTGGGCGAGATCGCGGATATGGCGGGAGGGATTTTTCAGCCAGTGATTCTCGTCGCTCAGCGCAATATCCCGATCCCGGTTAAGAACCGCGCGATACCCCTTCTCCGTCAACTGGCGGTACAGGCGCTTTCCCACCTGCAAGTTAATCTCCTTTTCCAAAACCGAACCGAATGATGTACCTGGATCCACACCTCCGTGACCGACATCGATCAAGACCTGGACATTGGCAAGCGGAACGGCTGCACTCCGCTCCGGAAACAGCAGGAACAATACCATCAGCACGATGAAGAACCTGTACTTTCTCATAATGCTAAAGTGTTCCACGGGTCCGGTTCTTCTATCCTCGATCTACCAACGTGGCATGATTGTGAATTTTCCGAGAGACAGGTACAATAGGAGTCATGCTACCGATCCTGCATAAGAGGTGCTGTTCATGAACAAACAGATAGAAAAGCCTTTTTTTCCACCCTATCTCGCCTTGTTTCTCGGGGTCGTGGCCATCTCGACATCGGCGATTTTCGTCAAACTTTCCGATGCGCCATCGCCGATCATCGCCACGTACCGGCTGATTTTCTCGGTCGTCCTGACACTGCCGCTCCTTTTTTGGAACCGCGGCGCCATCGGCGAAATTCTGCGCATGCCCCGCAAACAATGGCTGCTATGCGCGCTTTCGGGCGCTTTCCTGGCCAGTCATTTCCTGCTTTGGTTTGAGTCTTTAAACTATACATCGGTGGCCAGCTCTACGGTTCTGGTAACGCTCCAGCCCCTCTTTGCCTTTGTCGGCGGGTATTTCTTTTTCGGGGAAAAAGTGAGGCCGCTCGCGCTTGCCGGCGGACTGTTGGCCATCGTCGGCAGCTTTGTCATCGGGTGGGGGGATTTCCAGGTAGGCGGCATGGCCCTGTGGGGAGATATCCTCGCCTTGTCCGGCGCGGCCACCGTTACCGGCTACTGGCTGATCGCCCAGTACATCCGGCAGTATCTCTCGTCCTTTTCCTATACCTTGGTCGTCTACTCGTTTACCAGCATCATCCTCGTCGCCTACGATCTCGCCCTCGGCTATTCGCTGACCGGGTACTCGGCGGAAAATTGGGGCTGGTTCTTCTGCCTGGCGCTGTTTCCGACTTTGCTCGGCCACTCGATCCTGAACTGGATCATCAAATGGCTGAATACGACGACGATCTCGATGGGCATTCTGGGCGAACCGGTCGGTACCGCGATCCTCGCGTACTTCATTCTCGGCGAAGTCGTCACGCTGCCGCAGTACGTAGGAGGGCTGATCATCCTCGCCGGAATCTACCTGTTTATCCGCTACAACCAACCCGTTAAAGGAGTGGAAACAAGTGAGCCAACTGCCGCCTCGCAGAAAAAGCTTGCGTGAATACGTCAAAGGGCTCAGCGTCTGGGCTCGAATTGGATGGACGATTTTTTTGGGGTATATTGTCGGGCGCATCGTTTACTGGGTGATAAAGGCGTTTTCTTGAAGCTGCGTGATTCTCTCTGCGGCCCTGTTCCTGAAAAAAAGGCACAGCGTTCTCCCTATGGGAAACACTGTGCCTTTGCTGTTGTCTTTTACGAGCTCGCAACGGTTTCGTTCACTTGCACCGTCCAGCCATATTTGTCCTCGACTTCTCCGTATTGAATGCCTGTCAGCGTCTCATACAGCTTCATCGTCAGTTCCCCGACAGATTTCTCGTGAATACAGAGCTGGTTGCCGTTCCAGTTCAGTTCCCCGATCGGCGAAATGACGGCCGCCGTACCGGTGCCGAAGGCTTCCTCCAGCTCTCCGTTGAGATGCGCCTGATAGATCTCTTCCATGGCAATCCGCTTTTCCTGAACCGGGATGCCCCAATCGCGGAGCAGATGGATGACGGAATTGCGGGTAACCCCATCCAGAATGCTGCCGTTCAGAGCAGGCGTCCATACCTCTCCCTTTATCTTGAAGAAGACGTTCATCGCGCCGACCTCTTCGATGTACTTGCCTTCCACGCCGTCCATCCACAGCACTTGCTCGTACCCGAGATCCTTCGCTTCATTTTGTGCTTTCAGGCTGGCAGCGTAGTTGCCGGCCGTTTTGGCGTTGCCGGTCCCGCCTCTGACGGCCCGCACGAATTTGTTTTCCACGTGGATTTTGACCGGGGTCATGCCGCCCGCATAATAAGCCCCCACCGGCGACAGGATGATCAGCAGCTTGTAGGTCTGGGACGCCCGGACGCCCAAATACGGCTCCGTCGAAAAAATAAACGGCCGGATGTACAGCGATGTGCCGGGCGCCGTCGGAACCCAGTCTTGCTCGATCTCGACCAGCTTCTTGAGCGCATCCAGCAGGAACGCCTCATCTACCGGAGGAATGCTCATTCGATCGTTGGAGATATTCATCCGCTGCATGTTCTTTTCCGGACGAAACAACAGAATCCGGTTATCCTTTGTGCGGTAGGCTTTCAACCCTTCGAACACCGCTTGTCCATAATGAAATACCATGGCTGCCGGGTCCAGCGTGACAGGGGCGTACGGTACGATGCGCGGATCGTACCAGCCCTTCTCCGGGTTGTAATCCATGATAAACATGTGGTCGGTAAAATGCTGTCCAAATCCCAAGCGGCCAAAATCAGGTTTCTCCTTCTTCTGCTTGGTCAACACTACATCCAGCTGCAATGCCATGGGCGCTACATCTCCCTTTCTCTGTTGAGTGCAAATGTCTATCTCAATACAGTAATTAAAACATATATTTGAAAAAATAAAAGAGTGTTGCGATTAGGCTGCCGCTTTTTGCTGGTTTTCCGCTGCTTTTGGCGGGGTCGGTTTTTTATGCAGGAAGTAGAGCAGCGGGATGGAGACAAAGATCGGGATCGCCGAGATGAGCAGGGCATCTGCCATGCCCCGGACTGTCGCTTCCTTGACGATCAAGCCTACCAGCATGGAGCTGGCTCCTCCTTGCGCCGCAGCTGCATCCACGCCTGCCTGCGTATACATGCCCGTCAATCCCTTGAGAAATTCAGCGGCAGTCAGGGAGGTCACCGAAATGCTCTCTGAGATCGCAGCCGAATGGAAATTGGTGCGCGTCGTCATCACCATCGTCAAAATCGCGATCCCAAACGAGCTCATCACCTGGCGAATGACATTGGACAAGGACGACGCATTCCCGACGATCGCACGGGGAACGGCATTCATCCCCACCGTCGAGAGCGTCATCATGCACAGCCCGATCCCGAGTCCGCGAATGGTCAGAATCGTGTTCAGCCAATGATGAGGCGTATCGGCCTCCAGATTGTGCAGCTCATAGGTCATGATCCCCATGATCGACAGGCCGACCAACGCAATCGGTCCAATCCCGTATTTGTCCAGGAGCTTGCCGCTGATCGGCATCATTACAGCCATCGCGATCGATTGCGGCATGAGCAGCAGGCCCGAATCCATCGCCGTCATCCCCTGGATGTTTTGCAGGAAGATCGGCATGATGAAAATCCCGCCCATCATCCCCATCATGACGAAGCTGGAGGTGATGACGCTAAGCGTAAAGACCGGGATTTTAAACAGGCTGAGATTGAGCAAAGGTTCCTTTTTCCCGAGCTCGACCCAGATGAACAGCGCCAATGCAGAGAAGGCGACGAACAATAGACTGACGATGTAAAATGAAGTCCACCCTTCGGATTGCCCTTTGCTCAAGGCCAGCAGCAGAGAGCCGCAAGCGATGATGGAGAGGATCGCGCCCGGATAGTCGAACTTCAGATCGGGCTTTTTCGTCGTTTCCTTGAGGAGGGCACTGCTCATGATAATCGCGAAAATTCCTACAGGCACACTGATCAAAAACAAAAACTTCCAGCTGAGGTATTGAATCAAATACCCGCCCAGCGTCGGGCCGATGGCGGGAGCCACCATCGAGGCGATCCCGAACAGCCCCAGCGCCATCCCGATTTTTTCTCGGGGAACCACCATGTAGATCATCGACATGCCGATCGGCATGATAAAGCCCCCGCTCAAGCCTTGAATAATCCGGAAGGCGATGATGCTCGTGTCGCTCCAGGCCAGCGCACACAGAACCGAGGAAGCGGTAAAGGCGGTCAATGAGAGCAAAAAAATACGCTTGTATCCAAATTTGTCGCCCAGCGATCCGCTCATCGGGATCACCACCGCGTTTGCCAGCATGTATCCCGTGAGGACCCATTGGATCGTATCTGTCGTGGAACCGAAAACGTTAACCAGCGTAGGCAAAGCGACGTTAATCAGGCTGTTGTTCAGAATCGCAACGAAGGTCCCCATGAGAATGGCCAGGAGCGTTATCCACATCCCGCCACTCCTCTCTTCCTTCTGCTGGGCCCAAGCTTCTGCCATAGTTTCCACCTCCGCTAGTTGACGACGACTTTTCCGCCCTCGGTTAACGCTTCTGTCGGCTTCAGCACCAGCCGGTCATTTTGAGCCACACCCTGGAGCACTTCCGCCCATTCTCCCGCTACGCTTCCGACGGAGACCTCCACTTGATGGACCACGTCATCGTCCACTTTGAAAATATACTGTTTGTTGTCTTTCGTCAGAATGGCAGAGGAAGGCACCTTCCAGACGTTCGCCGTCTGCGTCTGATTCGGCAGAGATACCTCGGCGAGCATCCCCGCTCTCAGCTCTCCCTCTCGATTATCCAGCACGACCTTGATCGGGAAGGAGCTGCTGTTGGCATCCGAGATGGGGCTGACGAATTCGACCGTACCTTTGAACACTTTGCCAAGGCTGCTTACATGCACGTCTACCTGCTCGCCCACCTTCACCTGATTGACTTTTTCGGCAGGAATGCTTGCCTCCACCTTTACCTGATCCATGTTCACCAGGACCAGGAGCGGCACGCCGGGCTGTGCCATTTCGCCCGGATCGATGCTCTTGCGGGCGACAATGCCGCTGATCGGGGAGTGAATCAGCGTGTTTTGATAGTTGTTTTTCGCCAGCTCCAGGCTGGATTGAAGGCGGCTGACTTCGGATTGCAAGGCAGCGACGGTATCCGCTGTCGGTCCCGCTTTGGCCAGATCGTACTGCGCCTCCGCCTGCTGGACGGCCACTCTCGCTTTCTCCAGATCGAGCCCGACCTTTTCGTACTCTGCTAGGGAAATCGCGCCTGAATCAAACAGGGCTTTCATCCGGTTAGCCGTATTCTCGGCGACCTGGAGCGCCGCCTGGGCCTGCTCGACGTTGCTGGCCAGACGCTGCAGTTCCTGGGTGCGCGTCCCGGCCTGCGTGTCGCGCAGCCTTGCCTGGGCACTGGCGATCGCGGCTTCTGCCTGCTTGGTTTGCTCGCGGTAATCCGCGGCATCCAGCGTGAGCAGCAGATCCCCTTTCTTGACCACAGAGCCTTCCTTTACATGGATCTCTGCCACTTTTCCGGGCAGCTTGGATACGACCTGAATTTCATCCGAAGGCGCGATTTTCCCGCCGGAAATCGTGCTGGCGGCTGCCACGTCGACCTTCCATACCTTTACCACCGGAACCTTCTCGGCTTCTCCGGCCGCAGACGGTTCACTGCATCCCGCTGCCAGCAGCGAAACAGCTGCCAGTACCGTCCCGAGCGTCTTCCATTGTCTCGCTTTGTGCATGGTTCTACCTCTCCTTCACGTACACTTTGATTTCTGCGTTCAATCCGGCGGCGAGATGAAGTCCAGCGGCATCGTCGATCGCTACCTTGATCGGGATTCGCTGGGTCACCTTTGTGAAGTTGCCGCTGGTGCTCACAGCAGGCAGAAGCGAGAACGTAGAGTTGGTTGCCTGGCCGATCTGGCTGACATGGCCGACCAGCTTTTTGTTCGGATAGGCATCGAGGACAATATCCACCTTTTGCCCCAGCTTCAGGCGGTTGATTTCGGTCTCTTCCACATTGGCCGCGATATGCAGTTTCGATTCATCGATGATCATGGCGATGGATTGGCCCGGTGACACGACCTCTCCTTCCTTCGCCAATGTCTTGATCACGGTTCCGGTAATCGGTGCACGAAGCAGCGCATTTTCCAACAGATTGGTCGTCAGATTGGTGCTGTCTTGTTGCCCGACGATCTGATCGGCGACCA
This sequence is a window from Brevibacillus composti. Protein-coding genes within it:
- a CDS encoding efflux RND transporter periplasmic adaptor subunit is translated as MHKARQWKTLGTVLAAVSLLAAGCSEPSAAGEAEKVPVVKVWKVDVAAASTISGGKIAPSDEIQVVSKLPGKVAEIHVKEGSVVKKGDLLLTLDAADYREQTKQAEAAIASAQARLRDTQAGTRTQELQRLASNVEQAQAALQVAENTANRMKALFDSGAISLAEYEKVGLDLEKARVAVQQAEAQYDLAKAGPTADTVAALQSEVSRLQSSLELAKNNYQNTLIHSPISGIVARKSIDPGEMAQPGVPLLVLVNMDQVKVEASIPAEKVNQVKVGEQVDVHVSSLGKVFKGTVEFVSPISDANSSSFPIKVVLDNREGELRAGMLAEVSLPNQTQTANVWKVPSSAILTKDNKQYIFKVDDDVVHQVEVSVGSVAGEWAEVLQGVAQNDRLVLKPTEALTEGGKVVVN
- a CDS encoding efflux RND transporter periplasmic adaptor subunit, which encodes MKRKLILYVILFLIIGGGAGIGYYYWYQGSHFVTTQDARISGDIYRVMPRIAGKLQALSITEGDAVVADQIVGQQDSTNLTTNLLENALLRAPITGTVIKTLAKEGEVVSPGQSIAMIIDESKLHIAANVEETEINRLKLGQKVDIVLDAYPNKKLVGHVSQIGQATNSTFSLLPAVSTSGNFTKVTQRIPIKVAIDDAAGLHLAAGLNAEIKVYVKER